The following coding sequences are from one Triticum dicoccoides isolate Atlit2015 ecotype Zavitan chromosome 4A, WEW_v2.0, whole genome shotgun sequence window:
- the LOC119284426 gene encoding MDIS1-interacting receptor like kinase 2-like has protein sequence MRPGRWWTPEPERLPAGRRGKRVDAGAGVATGGERWAAAPERSRGLCVFEQRRLGNMPREIGSLSNLEYLDLSSNNLIGHIPGSIQHCMKLRFLKLSHNYLSGTIPTELEMLVYLQNLDLSDNSIDGAIPSMLSGLNMLEALNLSHNALNGSIHPSFQSMVRLLPMDLSYNKLEGSVPHKVHRDITSGNILLDLEFKACISDFGIAKIHDVDASNCTIWPGQKDIFFLREGTKGHLAPELAYTTRVTEKCDVYSFGVLVLELFMGHHPEPDPSRRPTMQEIIKVLSTVERSPANNLDYLHTGIVIPASWS, from the exons ATGCGCCCGGGAAGATGGTGGACGCCAGAGCCGGAGCGGCTGCCAGCGGGGAGACGTGGGAAGAGGGTGGACGCCGGAGCCGGAGTGGCTACCGGCGGGGAGAGGTGGGCGGCCGCGCCGGAGCGGAGCCGAGGGCTATGCGTCTTCGAGCAACGGCGTTTG GGAAATATGCCACGGGAAATTGGATCACTGAGCAATCTGGAATATCTAGATTTATCATCAAACAACCTAATTGGACATATACCAGGATCAATTCAACATTGCATGAAGCTTCGCTTCCTAAAGTTGAGCCATAATTACCTTAGTGGTACTATTCCTACCGAACTAGAGATGTTGGTATACCTACAAAATTTGGATCTCAGTGACAATTCAATTGATGGTGCTATTCCAAGTATGTTAAGTGGCCTGAATATGCTTGAAGCTTTGAATCTTTCTCACAATGCACTGAACGGCAGCATTCACCCATCATTTCAGAGCATGGTCAGGCTCTTACCAATGGATTTGTCATACAACAAATTAGAAGGGTCAGTGCCACATAAAG TCCACCGAGATATTACAAGTGGCAACATTTTGCTTGACTTGGAATTTAAGGCATGCATCTCGGATTTCGGTATAGCGAAAATACATGATGTAGACGCATCAAACTGCACGATCTGGCCGGGACAAAAGGATATCTTTTTTTTGCGAGAAGGGACAAAAGGACATCTTGCCCCAG AGCTTGCATACACAACTAGGGTGACAGAGAAGTGCGATGTTTATAGCTTTGGCGTGCTCGTTCTAGAGCTGTTCATGGGACATCATCCAG AGCCTGATCCATCACGTCGTCCGACGATGCAGGAAATAATCAAGGTGCTCTCAACAGTTGAACGATCACCTGCTAATAATCTTGATTATCTCCACACTGGCATTGTCATCCCCGCCTCCTGGTCCTGA